A stretch of the bacterium SCSIO 12827 genome encodes the following:
- a CDS encoding TAXI family TRAP transporter solute-binding subunit, with protein MKKFVKVVLLAAPLVMAGHISAKADEFVRIVSGPSGGSWYPLGAKMAEIFGKIGGLSVSNGPGGGVSNVLDVNKKEAELGWTYGHTAFDGYKGNAPVFKSKNPNIRHIATLYPAGVQTAVPANSKIMSYADLKDKNLSPGKLKWSGYAAAQLIFGKYGFTVDDVKKNGGTVHHVGYSDSVSLMKDGHIDAFTAVTSVPQASFLDLEFSPGIRFIGVDDKILADILSENPGYIKITMTKDHYKSIEKPTPILGAVTIMVANKDVSEDTVYKMTKALWEHHGDLVQVKKVWESVKLENALLGAALPIHPGAKKYYDEKGVK; from the coding sequence TGATGGCGGGGCATATTTCGGCCAAGGCCGATGAATTCGTCCGCATCGTTTCCGGCCCGTCCGGCGGCAGCTGGTATCCGCTGGGCGCCAAGATGGCGGAAATCTTCGGCAAGATCGGCGGCCTGTCCGTGTCCAACGGCCCGGGCGGCGGCGTCAGCAATGTGCTCGACGTCAACAAGAAAGAAGCGGAACTGGGCTGGACCTACGGCCATACCGCGTTCGACGGCTACAAGGGCAATGCCCCGGTGTTCAAGTCGAAGAACCCGAACATTCGCCATATCGCGACCCTTTACCCGGCCGGTGTGCAGACCGCCGTTCCGGCCAATTCCAAGATCATGTCCTATGCCGATCTGAAGGATAAGAACCTCAGCCCCGGCAAGCTGAAATGGTCCGGCTATGCCGCGGCGCAGCTGATCTTCGGCAAGTACGGCTTCACCGTCGACGACGTGAAGAAGAACGGCGGCACGGTCCACCACGTCGGTTATTCCGATTCCGTCTCACTGATGAAGGACGGCCACATCGACGCATTCACGGCGGTGACCAGCGTGCCGCAGGCGTCGTTCCTTGATCTGGAATTCTCGCCGGGCATCCGCTTCATTGGCGTCGACGACAAGATCCTGGCCGACATCCTTTCGGAAAACCCGGGCTACATCAAAATCACCATGACCAAGGATCACTACAAGAGCATCGAAAAGCCGACCCCGATCCTGGGCGCGGTGACGATCATGGTGGCCAACAAGGACGTGTCGGAAGACACGGTCTACAAGATGACCAAGGCGCTGTGGGAACATCATGGCGATCTGGTTCAGGTCAAGAAGGTGTGGGAGTCCGTGAAGCTGGAAAACGCGCTTCTCGGCGCGGCGCTTCCGATCCATCCGGGCGCCAAGAAGTATTACGACGAAAAAGGCGTTAAGTAA
- a CDS encoding TRAP transporter permease yields MTDKQTDLPEALHYDEVREFSVLEHALMRRGYDLVTWIALTVATIAIALALFHLYVAVFGTPQSRAFRSTHLTGMMVLAVLLFPLGRKSWRDHPSTPLQWGGFGIDALLVFAVLAVQVYTLWDLDAFSQREGELIDSDLWMGFLLIFLVMETTRRSVGLPMVIVTSFFVVHSLYADKFGGFLYGPPTSVTKYIDILFIRSEGMFGIPISVAATYIVLFIIFGAILIRTGAGRMLIDLAIALTGHRRGGPAKASVVASAFLGTVSGSAVANVVTTGSFTIPLMRKLGYRPKFAAAVEACASSGGQITPPIMGAAAFIIAEFMHVSYLTVIIAAIIPTLLYFATIYFMVDIEAEKDGIKRLDKRTLPRAMNVLKHGWHQLLTLGVLVGLLAWGYSPMLSAFWAIVTLIVLSFRDPLTRMSPVDLLSALESGVRAAMPVTVACACAGIIIGSIFVSGLGLKFTNEVINMADGSLFILLALTGVAAIILGMGMTTTAVYITVAALIVPSLIHLKVEPMAAHMFAFYYGVVSTITPPVALASFAAAAIAGSSPMGTAVESARIGIAKYLVPFAFVYNPALLFEGPLWLTCLSAVSAFISLWGLSVVLEGWFKGPLNPAMRAIIGVLSIMALLPPMEPLIDGVSSFILPVAGALGIVLFAVTRRRLTPETA; encoded by the coding sequence ATGACAGATAAACAAACCGATTTGCCCGAAGCCCTGCACTACGACGAAGTGCGGGAATTCTCCGTTCTTGAACATGCGCTGATGCGCCGCGGCTACGATCTGGTGACTTGGATCGCGCTGACCGTCGCGACCATCGCCATCGCGCTGGCCCTGTTTCATCTTTACGTCGCCGTTTTCGGCACGCCGCAATCGCGGGCTTTCCGTTCCACGCATCTGACCGGAATGATGGTGCTGGCGGTGCTGCTGTTCCCGCTCGGCCGAAAATCCTGGCGCGATCACCCGTCCACGCCCTTGCAATGGGGCGGTTTCGGAATTGACGCGCTTCTGGTGTTCGCGGTCCTTGCGGTGCAGGTCTACACGCTGTGGGACCTGGACGCATTTTCCCAGCGCGAAGGGGAATTGATCGATTCCGATCTGTGGATGGGCTTTTTGCTGATCTTCCTGGTCATGGAAACGACGCGCCGCTCCGTCGGTTTGCCCATGGTCATTGTGACCTCGTTCTTCGTCGTTCATTCGCTCTACGCGGATAAGTTCGGCGGCTTCCTTTACGGCCCGCCGACGTCGGTCACCAAATATATCGACATTCTGTTCATTCGCTCCGAAGGTATGTTCGGCATCCCGATATCCGTCGCCGCGACCTATATCGTGCTGTTCATCATTTTCGGCGCCATCCTGATCCGCACGGGTGCGGGGCGCATGCTCATCGACCTTGCCATCGCGCTGACCGGCCATCGCCGGGGCGGGCCGGCCAAGGCGTCGGTGGTGGCGAGTGCCTTCCTCGGCACCGTGTCCGGGTCCGCCGTTGCCAACGTGGTGACGACCGGGTCGTTCACCATTCCCCTGATGCGCAAGCTCGGCTACCGGCCCAAGTTCGCCGCCGCGGTCGAGGCCTGTGCGTCGTCGGGCGGGCAGATCACGCCGCCGATCATGGGGGCTGCCGCCTTCATCATCGCCGAATTCATGCACGTCAGCTATCTCACGGTGATCATCGCCGCGATCATTCCGACGCTGCTGTACTTCGCGACCATCTATTTCATGGTCGACATCGAGGCCGAAAAGGACGGCATCAAACGCCTGGACAAGCGCACCCTGCCGCGCGCCATGAACGTGCTGAAACACGGTTGGCATCAGTTGCTGACTCTCGGTGTCCTGGTCGGCCTGTTGGCCTGGGGCTATTCGCCCATGCTGTCGGCGTTCTGGGCCATCGTGACCCTGATCGTCCTCAGCTTCCGTGACCCGCTTACCCGGATGAGCCCCGTTGATCTGCTGTCGGCGCTGGAATCCGGCGTGCGCGCGGCGATGCCGGTGACCGTGGCTTGCGCCTGCGCCGGGATCATCATCGGCTCCATCTTCGTGTCGGGTCTGGGCCTCAAGTTCACCAACGAAGTGATCAACATGGCCGACGGCAGCCTGTTCATTCTGCTGGCGTTGACCGGTGTTGCGGCCATCATCCTCGGCATGGGGATGACGACCACCGCCGTCTACATCACTGTGGCGGCGCTGATCGTGCCGTCGCTAATTCATCTCAAGGTCGAACCCATGGCGGCGCATATGTTCGCCTTCTATTACGGCGTGGTGTCGACCATCACGCCGCCGGTGGCGCTGGCGTCCTTCGCGGCGGCGGCCATTGCCGGATCAAGTCCCATGGGGACGGCTGTGGAATCGGCGCGCATCGGCATCGCAAAATATCTGGTGCCGTTTGCGTTCGTCTATAACCCGGCCCTGCTGTTCGAAGGCCCGCTTTGGCTGACCTGCCTGTCGGCGGTATCCGCCTTCATCAGCCTGTGGGGCCTGTCGGTGGTGCTCGAAGGCTGGTTCAAGGGCCCGCTCAACCCCGCCATGCGGGCGATCATCGGGGTACTGTCGATCATGGCCTTGTTGCCGCCGATGGAACCGCTGATCGATGGCGTGTCCAGCTTCATTCTGCCCGTGGCGGGTGCGCTTGGCATCGTTCTGTTCGCGGTCACGCGCCGCCGTCTTACTCCGGAGACCGCATAA